One segment of Rosa chinensis cultivar Old Blush chromosome 6, RchiOBHm-V2, whole genome shotgun sequence DNA contains the following:
- the LOC112171317 gene encoding bidirectional sugar transporter SWEET1: MNIPKLMFRLVFGNVIATFFFFWSPMSKVKQIIKNKFTEQLSSISYQITFFKRLLSAWYRLPYVSPNNIFISSINGIGAAIEAMNLLILMMFAPKSEKEQLLELLPFVFSFKHDEKSKELSKPH, translated from the exons ATGAATATTCCCAAGCTCATGTTCAGACTAGTCTTTG GAAATGTCATCGCtacgttcttcttcttttggtcgCCAAT GAGTAAAGTAAAACAAATCATAAAGAACAAGTTTACAGAGCAGCTCTCAAGCATTTCGTACCAGATCACTTTTTTCAAGCGCCTCCTTTCTGCTTG gtaTCGCTTGCCCTATGTGTCACCAAACAACATTTTCATATCAAGCATCAATGGCATTGGTGCAGCTATTGAAGCCATGAACCTGCTCATCCTCATGATGTTTGCCCCGAAGAGTGAGAAGGAACAACTTCTTGAATTGCTCCCGTTTGTATTCTCGTTTAAGCACGATGAGAAATCCAAAGAATTATCTAAACCACACTAA
- the LOC112172425 gene encoding bidirectional sugar transporter SWEET1 — protein sequence MDVLKFLFGIFGNATALFLFLSPTITFKRIIQKRNTEQFSGIPYVMTLLNCLLSAWYGLPFVSPNNILVSTINGTGAVIEAIYVLIFIFFAPKREKAKIMGLFIFVLALFSVVALVSVFALHGSGRKLLCGLATTIFSIVMYGSPLSIMRTVIKTKSVEFMPFFLSLFVFLCGTSWFVYGLLGHDPFVAVPNGFGCALGALQLILYSIYHDNKGGDTKKQQPSAEDNVELGLEKPHQSKQANGVNGV from the exons ATGGACGTCCTCAAGTTCTTGTTCGGAATCTTCG GTAATGCCACcgctctcttcctcttcttgtcGCCGAC GATTACATTCAAGAGGATCATACAGAAGAGAAACACAGAGCAGTTTTCAGGCATTCCTTACGTCATGACTCTCCTCAACTGCCTCCTCTCTGCTTG GTACGGGCTGCCGTTTGTGTCCCCGAACAACATTCTGGTGTCCACCATTAACGGCACCGGTGCAGTAATCGAAGCCATCTACGTGttgatcttcatcttctttgctCCCAAGAGAGAGAAGGCTAAGATTATGGGCCTCTTCATTTTTGTGCTGGCTCTGTTCTCCGTCGTGGCCTTGGTTTCCGTCTTTGCCCTTCACGGCAGTGGCAGGAAGCTCTTGTGTGGCCTCGCCACCACCATCTTCTCCATCGTCATGTACGGCTCGCCTCTCTCAATCATG AGGACTGTGATAAAAACAAAGAGTGTGGAGTTTATGCCATTCTTCTTGTCACTGTTTGTGTTCTTGTGTGGCACTTCCTGGTTCGTCTATGGGCTGCTGGGCCATGACCCTTTTGTGGCT GTGCCAAATGGGTTTGGGTGTGCTCTGGGGGCATTGCAGCTCATCTTGTACTCCATCTACCATGACAACAAGGGCGGCGACACCAAGAAGCAGCAGCCTAGTGCTGAAGACAATGTGGAGCTTGGCCTCGAAAAGCCTCACCAATCGAAGCAAGCAAATGGCGTTAATGGTGTTTAA